The DNA window CCCACCACCGGCGCCAGCACCCCGCTCTCCGAACAATTCAAGTTACTGTCGTCGGCATCGTGGTATAGGCAGCGGTAACAGGGCGAATCGGCACGACGAAAATCGTAGACGCTCAACTGCCCTTCACTGCGGATCGCCGCGCCAGAGACCAGCGGTTTGGCCGCCGCAAAACAGGCCTGATTGACCGCGAACCGGGTGGCGAGGTTATCACTGGCATCGACCACCAGATCCACCGCAGAGACTGCGGCCGTGAGCGTTTGCCCCTCGAGGCGCGCTGGTAGAACAACAACCCGGGTACCGGGGTTTAACGCCGCCACCCGCTCGGCGGCCGATTCGGTCTTGGCCTGACCGATTGCAGCGGTATGGTGGGCAATTTGGCGCTGTAGATTGCTCAGATCGACCGTATCGTCGTCGGCCAGATGGAGCTCGCCAACCCCGGCTGCGGCAA is part of the Spongiibacter taiwanensis genome and encodes:
- a CDS encoding molybdopterin-synthase adenylyltransferase MoeB; the protein is MNDEQLLRYSRHILLPEIDVAGQEKLLASKVLIVGLGGLGSPVALYLAAAGVGELHLADDDTVDLSNLQRQIAHHTAAIGQAKTESAAERVAALNPGTRVVVLPARLEGQTLTAAVSAVDLVVDASDNLATRFAVNQACFAAAKPLVSGAAIRSEGQLSVYDFRRADSPCYRCLYHDADDSNLNCSESGVLAPVVGVIGSLQALEVIKCLTQTGQSLCGRLVLFDGLACQFRELGLSKDPDCPVCGRSELVR